CAAGTTGACTAGAAGCAGTGCCAGCCTCATTAGCATGATTACTATCATCACCATCTACAGGTTTAGGTCCTTTAGGAGGTGGAACAGGAACATAGGTACCACCTTCAGGTCCTCTATCACcctttttaccatctttttCTTGTGGAGgtttctcttcttcaggCTCAGATTCTTCCAACTTAATGTCGTTCTCTTCTTCGCCTCCAGAACTATCTTCGGAACGTCCTAGTTCTGAAGATTCAGAGTTAAGGCATTTTTTAAATTGTGTACATTTAAGTTGATTTAGTAGTCCCACAAATCTATTCCACTTCTTACAGTCTGTAATATTAGTCGGTGTTATATCTTTGAGTACAGAAGTTGGTGTCCACTTGTCATTACTCCTGTTCTTCCTGTACCATCCTGGAGAACCAGACCCTCCATTTTCAACATAGACTAGTATGGGATTATCTTTGCAGTAGAAAGCGTATACATGTACGGGACCTTCTATAGGAAGGCCTAATTTCCTAGATGTTATGCGTTTCCTATCCTTTTTAGTGTCATCTGAACTAAGGTAGAACTTAATACCAGCCAGTTTTCCATTGGGAACAGAGTGCTTATAAGCCGTAAGCTTGCTGGAGGTATGACTAGAATCTGTACAAGAAACCTGTACAGAAATAACAGAGACCCTCTTAGAGCCGTGACTACCAGTGCAACAATAGCCCTTATTAGTAACATATTGTCCAGAGTGTCTTTTTGTAAGATCTATAGTAGCTGCATTATAGTATGAACATAATGTCTCATCCAGTTTTGTTGTGAGGAGTTCAGTAGGTGGAGGATTGTCTTTGGACTTGTTTTTATCGTAGAATCCATCTGAATTAATAACCTTCCCCCAATTTCTACCATCTTTGCTATCAAAAAAGGTGGAATTTCCGCCGGAAAGACCAACAAACTCGAACATAAGTGGTGGTGTACTCCCATTCACTGGTGACGAATAGAGTCGAACATTTGTAGTTATACCAAAGGGAACACTAATACCATTtgccttttccttcttgtACATTACTCTAGAAAATCTGGTATTTCCATCATGATTAATAAATCTGTACTCCGTAACAACGTAATCAGTTCCCGTGAGTTGAGGGACCGATGAAACTCGCTCTAGACCTTTATCTTTTGCGGCATTAGAAGTAGATTGTATGCGTTTTTCAGGGTTTTCTAGGTCGAGAGGAAAAACGTTGTTTATACCAAGGTTTCTTTCATCGAGTCTGCTCTGTAACGATATTGAACCATCTCTGT
This region of Theileria equi strain WA chromosome 1, complete sequence genomic DNA includes:
- a CDS encoding hypothetical protein (encoded by transcript BEWA_024200A), coding for MEAEESASPVAVPTCVLDQPINRPKTKVSLSAYAFLFSEMVQYSMRIATKEIPFTQRPGGITAKKVNDPESVHGFHSYVHENNTPFILSKSLGGGEELGGNDVEGVTKVSIFYWDGDDSNPKKPLLLEIIKNNIDTEKEYYYKYGKDEREAGDQQHIWRHQNRDGSISLQSRLDERNLGINNVFPLDLENPEKRIQSTSNAAKDKGLERVSSVPQLTGTDYVVTEYRFINHDGNTRFSRVMYKKEKANGISVPFGITTNVRLYSSPVNGSTPPLMFEFVGLSGGNSTFFDSKDGRNWGKVINSDGFYDKNKSKDNPPPTELLTTKLDETLCSYYNAATIDLTKRHSGQYVTNKGYCCTGSHGSKRVSVISVQVSCTDSSHTSSKLTAYKHSVPNGKLAGIKFYLSSDDTKKDRKRITSRKLGLPIEGPVHVYAFYCKDNPILVYVENGGSGSPGWYRKNRSNDKWTPTSVLKDITPTNITDCKKWNRFVGLLNQLKCTQFKKCLNSESSELGRSEDSSGGEEENDIKLEESEPEEEKPPQEKDGKKGDRGPEGGTYVPVPPPKGPKPVDGDDSNHANEAGTASSQLGRDGAGKAEAREYLPGTLKAHPQLSQEPQKTDLQAKKDVLKSHENAQRTAAISSASTHDGIKRAYKVTAPGSILTVFDAAIGLAYAVLSLSAEQETDSVRSSDKAATNQPPSPPPRGPQGPGIRVTAENSDSLQAQDVSSPSSEGTQPNTTVLSNLGTTRTQSLYQESTADAPSTLESPASEKLAVTGPGLVLGGLGSWSIFGASSGTLAGSGAVGLAGYKLLKNSRDPWVRQI